A region from the Acuticoccus sediminis genome encodes:
- a CDS encoding M20 family metallopeptidase: MSREAAVRRATDHFDQGTFREVLARRVAMPTESQNPDRADSLGAYLEEEMVPELTALGFTTEIMTHEKANGPFLVAERIEDPALPTILGYGHGDVIRGLDDMWDEGLSPWRLTEKDGLWYGRGVVDNKGQHSINLAALKAVLDERGSLGFNAKYLIEMGEEVGSPGLREFCRDHAERLKADALIGSDGPRLSAGRPTLFLGSRGGVNFDMWIDAREGGRHSGNWGGLLSNPAIQLAHAISILVGPTGQIRVPEMVPPELPASVRRVLKDADIMEGPEGEEIETWWGEPGLTPSERVFGWSSLEVLAYEAGTPKTPVNAIPPRAWARLQLRFVVDVDPFAVLPAIRRHLDRHGLTNVRLELTREAIFQATRLDPDDPWVGYTSASMAKTTGKPTAILPNLGGSLPNDAFSEILGMRTIWVPHSYPGCSQHAPNEHLPPAIAREGLALMAGLYYDLGENPPAR, translated from the coding sequence GTGAGCCGCGAAGCCGCCGTCAGACGCGCCACAGACCATTTCGACCAGGGAACGTTCCGCGAGGTCCTCGCCCGTCGCGTCGCTATGCCGACCGAGAGCCAGAACCCCGATCGCGCGGACAGCCTCGGCGCCTACCTCGAAGAGGAGATGGTGCCGGAGCTGACCGCCCTCGGCTTCACCACCGAGATCATGACGCACGAGAAGGCGAACGGCCCCTTCCTCGTCGCCGAGCGGATCGAGGACCCGGCGCTGCCGACGATCCTCGGCTACGGCCACGGCGACGTCATCCGCGGCCTCGACGACATGTGGGACGAGGGTCTCTCCCCCTGGCGCCTGACCGAGAAGGACGGGCTCTGGTACGGGCGCGGCGTCGTCGACAACAAGGGCCAGCACTCGATCAACCTCGCCGCGCTGAAGGCGGTGCTCGACGAGCGCGGCTCGCTCGGCTTCAACGCCAAATACCTCATCGAGATGGGTGAGGAGGTCGGCTCCCCCGGCCTTCGCGAATTCTGCCGCGACCACGCCGAGCGGCTGAAGGCGGACGCGCTGATCGGCTCGGACGGTCCGCGCCTCTCGGCCGGGCGCCCCACCCTCTTCCTCGGCTCGCGCGGCGGCGTGAACTTCGACATGTGGATCGACGCGCGCGAGGGCGGCCGCCATTCCGGCAACTGGGGCGGGCTGCTCTCCAATCCGGCCATCCAGCTCGCGCATGCGATTTCCATCCTCGTCGGCCCGACCGGGCAGATCCGCGTCCCCGAGATGGTGCCGCCCGAGCTCCCCGCCTCGGTGCGCCGCGTCCTCAAGGACGCCGACATCATGGAGGGCCCGGAGGGCGAGGAGATCGAGACCTGGTGGGGCGAGCCGGGCCTGACGCCGAGCGAGCGCGTCTTCGGCTGGTCATCGCTGGAGGTGCTGGCCTACGAGGCGGGCACGCCCAAGACCCCGGTCAACGCGATCCCGCCGCGGGCCTGGGCCCGGCTGCAGCTGCGCTTCGTGGTCGACGTCGACCCGTTCGCGGTGCTGCCGGCCATCCGCCGTCACCTCGACCGGCACGGCCTCACCAACGTCAGGCTGGAGTTGACGCGCGAGGCGATCTTCCAGGCGACACGTCTCGACCCGGACGACCCGTGGGTCGGCTACACGTCCGCCTCGATGGCGAAGACGACCGGCAAGCCGACGGCGATCCTGCCGAACCTCGGCGGCTCTCTCCCCAACGACGCGTTCTCCGAGATCCTGGGGATGCGCACGATCTGGGTGCCGCATTCCTACCCCGGCTGCTCGCAGCACGCGCCGAACGAGCACCTGCCGCCGGCGATCGCGCGCGAGGGGCTCGCCCTCATGGCCGGGCTCTACTACGACCTCGGCGAGAACCCGCCGGCCCGCTGA
- a CDS encoding ABC transporter substrate-binding protein, whose amino-acid sequence MTLKTLLSAASLAVLAATPALAGKADDTFTWTTSSEMDTPDIYYGNQREALINTYAQCDSLIYRNPETNEYQPLLATSWEWTDPTTLEMKLREGVKFHDGTDFDAEDVAYTLNHVAAPDSDMKIRVIVDWIDNVEVVDPHTVRIHAKAPTPAAFEYLTGTSPIFPSGHYDDAPEVPGADGTTRRDWGAVLPVCTGPYKLTDYQPGQSLTLEKNDDYFEGSPKGKPSVGKLVYRTIKDPETQMAELVTGGVDWIWGVPPENADMLSTMDNITVESAATMRMSFLSLDAAGRTGEGNPFTDKRVRQAVAHAIDRQAIAESLVGPGAAVQESMCVPVQAGCTTDVTQYDFDPDKARELLAEAGYPDGFETPFFAYRDRPYSEAVLNYLRDVGIKGDLNFLQWRALRPLIVDDKTPIAHLTFGSNGMLDASASTGYYFQGSSDDYARDAEVMEWLKAAETETDTAKRNELYSKALKKIADEAYYIPLFVYGRTYAFNSEFEYPITDDEMAHFYLGKWK is encoded by the coding sequence ATGACCCTCAAGACCCTCCTATCGGCCGCGAGCCTCGCCGTGCTCGCCGCAACGCCGGCGCTCGCCGGCAAGGCGGACGACACCTTCACCTGGACCACCTCCAGCGAGATGGACACGCCGGACATCTACTACGGCAACCAGCGCGAAGCCCTGATCAACACCTACGCGCAGTGCGACAGCCTCATCTACCGCAACCCGGAAACCAACGAGTACCAGCCGCTGCTGGCCACCTCGTGGGAGTGGACGGACCCGACCACGCTGGAGATGAAGCTGCGTGAGGGCGTGAAGTTCCACGACGGCACCGACTTCGACGCCGAGGACGTGGCCTACACGCTGAACCACGTCGCCGCGCCCGACTCGGACATGAAGATCCGCGTCATCGTCGACTGGATCGACAACGTCGAGGTGGTCGACCCCCACACGGTCAGGATCCACGCCAAGGCGCCGACGCCGGCCGCCTTCGAGTACCTCACCGGCACGTCGCCGATCTTCCCCTCGGGCCACTACGACGACGCGCCGGAAGTGCCGGGCGCGGACGGCACCACGCGGCGCGACTGGGGCGCGGTCCTGCCGGTCTGCACCGGCCCCTACAAGCTCACCGACTACCAGCCCGGCCAGTCGCTGACGCTCGAGAAGAACGACGACTACTTCGAGGGCAGCCCGAAGGGTAAGCCGAGCGTCGGCAAGCTCGTGTACCGCACGATCAAGGACCCCGAGACGCAGATGGCCGAACTTGTCACCGGCGGCGTCGACTGGATCTGGGGCGTGCCGCCCGAGAATGCCGACATGCTGTCCACGATGGACAACATCACGGTGGAGAGCGCGGCGACGATGCGCATGTCGTTCCTGTCGCTCGACGCGGCCGGCCGCACCGGCGAGGGCAACCCCTTCACCGACAAGCGCGTGCGTCAGGCCGTCGCCCACGCCATCGACCGGCAGGCGATCGCCGAGAGCCTCGTCGGCCCGGGCGCCGCGGTGCAGGAGTCGATGTGCGTTCCGGTCCAGGCCGGCTGCACCACCGACGTGACGCAGTACGACTTCGACCCGGACAAGGCGCGCGAACTCCTCGCCGAGGCGGGCTACCCGGACGGCTTCGAGACCCCGTTCTTCGCCTACCGCGACCGCCCGTACTCCGAGGCCGTCCTCAACTACCTGCGTGACGTCGGCATCAAGGGCGACCTCAACTTCCTGCAGTGGCGTGCGCTCCGCCCGCTGATCGTCGACGACAAGACGCCGATCGCGCACCTCACCTTCGGCTCGAACGGCATGCTCGATGCCTCTGCCTCCACCGGCTACTACTTCCAGGGCTCGTCCGACGACTACGCGCGCGACGCCGAGGTGATGGAGTGGCTGAAGGCCGCCGAGACCGAGACCGACACCGCCAAGCGCAACGAGCTCTACTCCAAGGCGCTGAAGAAGATCGCGGACGAGGCCTACTACATCCCGCTCTTCGTCTACGGCCGCACGTACGCCTTCAACTCCGAGTTCGAGTACCCGATCACGGACGACGAGATGGCGCACTTCTATCTCGGCAAGTGGAAGTAA
- the dctP gene encoding TRAP transporter substrate-binding protein DctP: MRHALTIAAALALSTTLAHAQDFTLRLQTFHSADSPVGEGAAAFIDDVETMSDGRIKIEPFFSSAVVKSVETFDAAVNGILDVDMTAGSYQVGKDSAFQFVGDPMGGYDDPWQLYAFVYNGGGLEAARELYASYGMYLVGFHIQAPESLASSKPLRTVADLKNFKFRSPPGMETMIFANLGATPVVMDFTEVFTALESGVIDGADAANLAVNKSLGLYDVVKHATYPGFHSTPANHLAVRKDMWDSMPADLQRIFEVAYEKFAFRLTLASAVETRRAASELAAQGVEMHDWSMEDRKLFRDAALSAWDEFADTERAKQIVKLHKDFQSLIGLREAD; the protein is encoded by the coding sequence TTGCGACACGCATTGACGATTGCGGCGGCGCTCGCCTTGTCGACGACGCTCGCCCACGCGCAGGATTTCACGCTGCGCCTGCAGACGTTCCACTCCGCCGACTCGCCGGTCGGCGAAGGCGCCGCCGCCTTCATCGACGACGTTGAGACGATGTCGGACGGCCGCATCAAGATCGAGCCGTTCTTTTCGTCCGCCGTGGTCAAGTCGGTCGAGACGTTCGACGCGGCGGTCAACGGCATCCTCGACGTCGACATGACGGCGGGCAGCTACCAGGTCGGAAAGGACAGCGCGTTCCAGTTCGTCGGCGACCCGATGGGCGGCTACGACGACCCGTGGCAGCTCTACGCCTTCGTCTACAACGGCGGCGGCCTGGAGGCGGCGCGCGAGCTCTACGCATCCTACGGGATGTACCTGGTCGGCTTCCACATCCAGGCGCCGGAGTCGCTCGCCTCCTCCAAGCCGCTGCGGACCGTGGCGGACCTCAAGAACTTCAAGTTCCGCTCCCCGCCGGGCATGGAGACGATGATCTTCGCCAACCTCGGCGCGACACCGGTCGTGATGGACTTCACCGAGGTGTTCACCGCCCTGGAATCGGGAGTGATCGACGGTGCGGACGCGGCGAACCTCGCCGTCAACAAGTCCCTCGGCCTCTATGACGTGGTCAAGCACGCCACCTACCCCGGCTTCCACTCGACGCCCGCCAACCACCTCGCCGTCCGCAAGGACATGTGGGACTCGATGCCGGCGGACCTGCAGCGGATCTTCGAGGTGGCATACGAGAAGTTCGCCTTCCGCCTGACGCTCGCCTCGGCGGTGGAGACGCGCCGCGCGGCCTCCGAACTGGCCGCGCAGGGCGTCGAGATGCACGACTGGTCGATGGAGGACCGGAAGCTCTTCCGCGACGCCGCGCTGAGCGCCTGGGACGAGTTCGCGGACACCGAACGCGCCAAGCAGATCGTCAAACTCCACAAGGACTTCCAGAGCCTGATCGGCCTGCGCGAAGCGGACTGA
- a CDS encoding CocE/NonD family hydrolase: MSDSDAAATAWSVSPRRYLANRTATYTIAPPTSRYITMRDGCRIALDVYLPEGERPADGVPAILILTPYYRRFATAEGSSAEPTPNAARYRDEFVPYGYALVVVDVRGSGASFGTRDSFRSPTERDDFFEIAEFVANEPWCNGVLGSTGISYLGAASCFLASTGHPAVKAIAPLFAVWNTWVDHQYPGGVRMNTLPASYDRLMIGLDHDRRDILAETAYFGHPDYRGPAPVDGDDGTLVAEAVAEHRNNFHMPDFIGEFPFADSRLPYDETFGAFSFSPYHYAEGFRPDCAIYNISGWMDGAGFANGAIARHLSLPNPQHLLLGPWDHGARTNVSPWRKGQLSDFPLYAEILRFFDTYLMGLDTGLEDEAPVHYFSLHGEEWRAAGAWPPVTGAQTLHLAADGALGAPNGSGSDTWKADFNRGTGLNTRHERLAAINTTTYYADWQDRIDGLASYTTAPLDAPLEVSGHPVVEVQLTADQGDAVLFAYLSEIEADGSVRYVTEGHLRALHRKMADPDPRQVWSWPFRDYSAANAEPLRPGEPATLRFALLPTSWVFSAGSRIRLSFAGADMDHYVQLPHGRPPKITVHYGTEAGSRLELPVSATTSPDAAHEKEAR, encoded by the coding sequence ATGTCTGACAGCGACGCCGCCGCGACCGCTTGGTCCGTCTCTCCGAGACGCTACCTTGCCAACCGCACCGCCACCTACACCATCGCGCCGCCGACCTCGCGCTACATCACGATGCGGGACGGCTGCCGCATCGCGCTCGACGTCTACCTGCCGGAGGGCGAGCGCCCCGCCGACGGTGTCCCCGCGATCCTGATCCTCACCCCGTACTACCGCCGCTTCGCCACGGCGGAGGGGTCGAGCGCCGAGCCGACGCCCAACGCGGCGCGCTACCGCGACGAGTTCGTGCCGTACGGCTACGCGCTCGTCGTGGTCGACGTGCGCGGCAGCGGCGCGAGCTTCGGCACCCGCGACAGCTTCCGCTCGCCCACCGAGCGCGACGACTTCTTCGAGATCGCCGAGTTCGTCGCCAACGAGCCGTGGTGCAACGGCGTCCTCGGCTCGACCGGCATCTCCTATCTCGGCGCCGCGTCCTGCTTCCTCGCCTCGACCGGGCATCCGGCGGTGAAGGCGATCGCGCCGCTGTTCGCGGTGTGGAACACCTGGGTCGATCACCAGTACCCGGGCGGCGTTCGCATGAACACGCTGCCGGCGAGCTACGACCGGCTGATGATCGGCCTCGACCACGACCGCCGGGACATCCTCGCCGAGACGGCCTACTTCGGCCATCCGGACTACCGCGGCCCGGCTCCGGTCGACGGGGACGACGGCACGCTGGTCGCCGAGGCGGTCGCCGAGCACCGCAACAACTTCCACATGCCGGACTTCATCGGCGAATTTCCGTTCGCCGACTCGCGCCTTCCGTACGACGAGACGTTCGGTGCCTTCTCCTTCAGCCCGTACCACTACGCGGAAGGGTTCAGGCCGGACTGCGCGATCTACAACATCTCCGGCTGGATGGACGGGGCGGGGTTCGCCAACGGCGCCATCGCGCGGCACCTGTCGCTGCCCAACCCGCAGCACCTGCTGCTCGGCCCGTGGGACCACGGCGCGCGCACCAACGTCTCGCCGTGGCGCAAGGGCCAGCTGTCTGACTTCCCGCTCTACGCCGAGATCCTGCGCTTCTTCGACACCTACCTGATGGGCCTCGACACCGGCCTCGAGGACGAGGCGCCGGTGCACTATTTCTCGCTGCACGGGGAAGAGTGGCGTGCGGCCGGGGCATGGCCGCCGGTCACGGGCGCGCAGACGCTGCATCTCGCGGCGGACGGCGCCCTCGGCGCGCCGAACGGCAGCGGCAGCGATACCTGGAAGGCCGACTTCAATCGCGGCACCGGCCTCAACACGCGCCACGAGCGCCTCGCGGCGATCAACACCACCACCTACTACGCCGACTGGCAGGACCGGATCGACGGGCTCGCGTCGTACACGACCGCGCCGCTCGACGCGCCGCTCGAGGTGAGCGGCCATCCGGTCGTCGAGGTGCAGCTCACCGCCGACCAGGGCGATGCGGTGCTCTTCGCCTACCTCTCGGAGATCGAGGCGGACGGGTCGGTGCGCTACGTCACCGAGGGGCACCTGCGTGCGCTTCACCGCAAGATGGCCGATCCCGACCCGCGTCAGGTCTGGTCGTGGCCGTTCCGCGACTACTCCGCCGCCAACGCCGAGCCGCTGAGGCCAGGCGAGCCCGCCACGCTGCGCTTCGCGCTTCTTCCGACGTCCTGGGTCTTCTCGGCCGGCAGCCGCATCCGCCTGTCGTTCGCAGGCGCGGATATGGACCACTACGTCCAGCTGCCGCATGGACGTCCGCCGAAAATCACCGTCCACTATGGCACCGAGGCCGGTTCTCGGCTCGAACTGCCCGTCAGCGCCACCACCTCGCCCGACGCTGCCCACGAAAAGGAAGCACGATGA
- a CDS encoding ABC transporter permease yields the protein MSTVSQNVPTEVARSPGRVTLHRALRHGSFWVGGLIILAIVLAAIFAPLLTSYDPGAQDLSARYVPPFWDAKGSTEHLLGTDGLGRDVLARLLYGARISLMLGFLTVIISGTIGTVMGVAAGYFGGTVDLIVNFVITIRLTMPVVLVALVVVALIGSSLWLLIVVIGLLLWDRFAIVVRSATQQLAQREYITSAQTIGSSTWRILVKEILPNITGPLIVVASIELAHAILLEAALSFLGLGVQPPSVSWGLMVAEAKNQLLFRPWMIAVPGVALVLLIFAINLVGDAIRDVTTPEGKA from the coding sequence ATGAGTACAGTTTCGCAAAACGTCCCCACCGAGGTCGCCCGTTCCCCGGGCCGCGTCACCCTTCACCGCGCGCTGCGCCACGGCTCGTTCTGGGTCGGCGGCCTCATCATCCTGGCGATCGTGCTGGCGGCGATCTTCGCGCCGCTGCTGACGTCCTACGATCCCGGCGCGCAGGACCTCTCGGCGCGCTACGTGCCGCCGTTCTGGGATGCGAAGGGCTCCACCGAGCACCTCCTCGGCACCGACGGCCTCGGCCGCGACGTGCTCGCCCGGCTCCTCTACGGCGCGCGCATTTCGCTGATGCTCGGCTTCCTGACGGTGATCATCTCCGGCACGATCGGCACCGTGATGGGCGTCGCCGCCGGCTACTTCGGCGGGACCGTCGACCTCATCGTCAACTTCGTCATCACCATCCGCCTGACCATGCCGGTCGTCCTCGTCGCGCTCGTCGTCGTGGCGCTGATCGGCTCCTCGCTGTGGCTCCTCATCGTGGTGATCGGGCTCCTCCTGTGGGACCGGTTCGCCATCGTCGTGCGCTCGGCGACGCAGCAGCTCGCCCAGCGCGAGTACATCACCAGCGCGCAGACGATCGGCTCGTCCACCTGGCGCATCCTGGTCAAGGAGATCCTGCCCAACATCACGGGACCGCTCATCGTGGTCGCCTCGATCGAGCTGGCGCACGCGATCCTGCTGGAGGCCGCGCTCTCCTTCCTCGGCCTCGGCGTGCAGCCGCCGAGCGTGTCGTGGGGCCTCATGGTGGCGGAGGCGAAGAACCAGCTCCTCTTCCGGCCCTGGATGATCGCCGTGCCGGGCGTCGCGCTGGTGCTGCTGATCTTCGCCATCAACCTCGTGGGTGACGCCATCCGCGACGTCACCACGCCGGAGGGCAAGGCATGA
- a CDS encoding ABC transporter ATP-binding protein, translating to MSIAPDTPVLDVKGLRVEIPVTGATLRPVRRVDLTVGRGETVAVVGESGCGKSLTALAIMNLLPRRARPTSERIELAGEDLTTASRRRWRALRGDRIAMIFQDPMTALDPCYRIGDQMREILQTHRKVSNGEARERSLELLRKVGIPSPEDRLTQYPHQLSGGLRQRVMIAMALLCEPELIIADEPTTALDVTIQAQILRLLRDIQRDTGIGLVLITHDLGVVAGMADRIVVMYGGEVVETGVCDDILAKPLHPYTEGLIRSIPVPGETRRGETLGFIPGVVPRQVGDLTQCGFYGRCPYAHAACATGPVAMREAEGRQMRCVLPLDGSGRDPSAWVRATEAS from the coding sequence ATGAGCATCGCTCCCGACACCCCGGTCCTCGACGTGAAGGGCCTTCGGGTCGAGATCCCGGTGACCGGCGCGACCCTTCGTCCGGTGCGCCGGGTGGACCTCACGGTCGGCCGCGGCGAGACCGTCGCGGTGGTCGGCGAATCCGGCTGCGGCAAGAGCCTCACCGCGCTCGCCATCATGAACCTCCTGCCGCGCCGCGCCAGGCCGACGTCCGAACGGATCGAGCTTGCCGGGGAGGATCTCACGACCGCCTCCCGCCGGCGCTGGCGCGCGCTCCGGGGCGACCGGATCGCGATGATCTTCCAGGATCCGATGACCGCGCTCGACCCGTGCTACCGGATCGGCGACCAGATGCGCGAGATCCTGCAGACGCACCGCAAGGTGTCGAACGGGGAGGCGCGCGAACGATCGCTGGAGCTGCTGCGCAAGGTCGGCATCCCGTCCCCCGAGGACCGGCTGACGCAGTACCCGCATCAGCTCTCCGGCGGGCTCAGGCAGCGCGTGATGATCGCGATGGCGCTCCTGTGCGAGCCGGAGCTCATCATCGCGGACGAGCCGACGACCGCGCTCGACGTTACCATTCAGGCGCAGATCCTGCGTCTCCTGCGCGACATCCAGCGCGACACCGGCATCGGTCTCGTCCTCATCACCCACGACCTCGGCGTGGTGGCCGGCATGGCCGACCGCATCGTCGTCATGTACGGCGGCGAAGTCGTGGAGACGGGGGTCTGCGACGACATTCTCGCCAAGCCGCTCCACCCCTACACCGAAGGTCTCATCCGCTCGATCCCGGTGCCGGGGGAGACCCGGCGGGGCGAGACGCTCGGCTTCATCCCGGGCGTCGTGCCGCGGCAGGTGGGCGACCTCACACAGTGCGGCTTCTACGGCCGCTGTCCCTACGCCCACGCCGCCTGCGCCACCGGCCCGGTCGCCATGCGCGAGGCCGAAGGGCGCCAGATGCGCTGCGTCCTGCCCCTCGACGGGTCGGGCCGCGACCCGTCCGCCTGGGTCCGCGCCACGGAGGCCTCATGA
- a CDS encoding ABC transporter permease: MALYILKRLAVTALVIVVTSIVAFMLVHLSGDPAAAMAGEGASPEDVAAVAETFGFNRPLPLQYFDWIGRIMSGDFGRSYYLRMDVSDVLAQYMPVTARLGVAALAFALLLSIPLGVAAALRPNTLIDRFALWLAVAGQALPSFLFALGLIYLFGVYFRILPISGGSTWAHYIMPAVALGYYATPAIMRLTRSGMMDVLQSDHVRTARAYGLSPWRVVVRHGLRHAIIPVVSLAAVQLGFMLGGSIVIESIFSLKGIGYLAWESIQRADIEVIQAILLVIATVYALLTLLADLLNAALDPRIRIS; encoded by the coding sequence ATGGCCCTCTACATCCTGAAGCGTCTCGCCGTGACGGCGCTCGTGATCGTGGTGACATCCATCGTCGCGTTCATGCTCGTGCACCTGTCCGGCGATCCCGCCGCGGCCATGGCCGGCGAAGGGGCGAGCCCCGAAGACGTCGCCGCCGTCGCCGAGACGTTCGGCTTCAACCGACCGCTGCCGCTGCAGTATTTCGACTGGATCGGACGCATCATGTCCGGCGACTTCGGCCGCTCGTACTACCTGCGAATGGACGTGTCCGACGTCCTCGCCCAGTACATGCCGGTGACCGCGCGCCTCGGCGTCGCGGCGCTCGCCTTCGCGCTCCTCCTGTCGATCCCCCTCGGCGTCGCGGCGGCCCTGCGGCCCAACACGCTGATCGACCGCTTCGCCCTGTGGCTCGCGGTGGCTGGACAGGCACTGCCGTCCTTCCTGTTCGCGCTGGGGCTCATCTACCTCTTCGGCGTCTATTTCCGGATCCTGCCGATCTCCGGCGGGTCGACCTGGGCGCACTACATCATGCCCGCCGTCGCCCTCGGCTACTACGCGACGCCCGCGATCATGCGCCTGACGCGCTCCGGCATGATGGACGTGCTGCAGTCCGACCACGTGCGCACCGCGCGGGCGTACGGCCTGTCGCCCTGGCGCGTCGTGGTCCGCCACGGGCTGCGCCATGCGATCATCCCGGTGGTGTCGCTCGCGGCGGTGCAGCTCGGTTTCATGCTCGGCGGCTCCATCGTCATCGAGTCGATCTTCTCGCTGAAGGGGATCGGCTACCTGGCATGGGAGTCGATCCAGCGCGCCGACATCGAGGTGATCCAGGCGATCCTCCTCGTCATCGCCACCGTGTATGCGCTGCTGACGCTCCTCGCCGACCTCCTCAACGCCGCGCTCGACCCGCGCATCCGGATCTCCTGA
- a CDS encoding oligopeptide/dipeptide ABC transporter ATP-binding protein has translation MTDALVMKGVTRDYAVGGPFSRKKTLRALRGIDLTVAKGTTLGLVGESGCGKSTLAKVLLGVEPATSGEVLVGGKSVDEYGRLERAQLVQPVFQDPYSSLNPRQTVSSIIAAPLEVRGIGNGASRRRRVDELAAEVGLPRHLVDAYPSQLSGGQRQRVAIARALIGEPEILICDEPTSALDVSVQSQILNLLHRLKAELNLTMILISHNLAVVHHLADDVAVMYLGQIVERGPADAIFARAHHPYTSVLLKAVLPPRPGSRLPDLALEAEFPSPVNPPSGCAFHPRCANATDICTRISPERSGTGHTYRCHNPDHAPAKAAEAAD, from the coding sequence ATGACCGACGCACTCGTAATGAAGGGCGTGACGCGCGACTACGCCGTCGGCGGCCCCTTCAGCCGCAAGAAGACGCTCCGGGCGCTGCGCGGCATCGACCTCACGGTCGCCAAGGGGACGACGCTCGGCCTCGTCGGCGAGTCGGGCTGCGGCAAGTCCACTCTCGCCAAGGTTCTGCTCGGCGTCGAGCCGGCGACGTCGGGCGAGGTTCTGGTCGGCGGCAAGTCCGTCGACGAGTACGGCCGCCTCGAGCGCGCACAGCTCGTCCAGCCGGTGTTCCAGGATCCCTATTCCTCGCTCAACCCGCGCCAGACCGTGTCGTCGATCATCGCCGCGCCGCTGGAGGTGAGGGGGATCGGCAATGGTGCGTCCCGCCGCCGCCGCGTCGACGAGCTCGCCGCGGAGGTGGGCCTGCCGCGCCACCTTGTGGACGCCTATCCGAGCCAGCTCTCGGGCGGGCAGCGCCAGCGCGTCGCGATCGCGCGGGCGCTGATCGGCGAGCCGGAGATCCTCATCTGCGACGAGCCGACCTCCGCGCTCGACGTGTCGGTGCAAAGTCAGATCCTCAACCTTCTCCACCGGCTGAAGGCGGAGCTGAACCTCACCATGATCCTCATCAGCCACAATCTGGCGGTGGTGCACCACCTCGCCGACGATGTGGCGGTGATGTACCTCGGCCAGATCGTCGAGCGCGGCCCCGCGGACGCCATCTTCGCCCGCGCGCACCACCCGTACACCAGCGTTCTCCTCAAGGCGGTGCTGCCGCCGCGGCCCGGCTCACGCCTGCCGGACCTCGCGCTGGAGGCGGAGTTCCCGAGCCCGGTCAACCCGCCCTCGGGCTGCGCCTTCCACCCGCGCTGCGCCAACGCGACGGACATTTGCACCCGCATCAGCCCGGAGCGGTCCGGCACCGGTCACACCTACCGCTGCCACAACCCCGACCATGCCCCCGCCAAAGCGGCCGAAGCCGCAGACTGA
- a CDS encoding LysR family transcriptional regulator — MNLKGLEALRAFMEGGSLQEAAGRLHRTQPQVSRLLAGLEAEVGFPLFNREKRRLIPTEEARAFYSRVQHALYSLDEARDEARRLRDRQHNHVKILTAPHVLDALLADPLSILGREVPDFTATIDSRSRLDIELWLGKEAFDVGISVLPIENPAMVIEPLVSVNAVAVMRDDHPLASRDVVHITDLVGIPLIANSPRTVMRQTLEAAFRRIRAEPNIRFETPNGLIACELAGRGPGLAVADWFVARSSIRPGTVVRPFEPTIELGYVLMFPKFQKRTPTVDRLAALIRESAQSKANPFG; from the coding sequence GTGAATCTGAAGGGTCTCGAAGCTCTGCGCGCCTTCATGGAAGGCGGTTCGCTACAGGAGGCGGCCGGGCGCCTCCACCGAACGCAACCGCAGGTAAGCCGGCTGCTCGCAGGGCTCGAGGCCGAGGTCGGCTTCCCGCTCTTCAACCGCGAGAAGCGCCGCCTGATCCCCACCGAGGAGGCGCGCGCCTTCTATTCCCGCGTGCAACATGCACTTTATAGTCTAGATGAGGCGCGTGACGAGGCCCGTCGGCTGCGCGACCGCCAGCACAACCACGTGAAGATCCTCACCGCGCCCCACGTGCTCGACGCCCTGCTCGCCGATCCGCTGTCGATCCTCGGCCGCGAAGTGCCCGATTTCACCGCCACGATCGACAGCCGCTCGCGTCTCGACATCGAGCTCTGGCTCGGCAAGGAGGCGTTCGACGTCGGCATCAGCGTCCTGCCGATCGAGAACCCGGCCATGGTGATCGAGCCGCTCGTCTCCGTGAACGCCGTCGCGGTGATGCGCGACGACCACCCCCTCGCCTCACGCGACGTGGTCCACATCACCGACCTCGTCGGCATACCGCTGATCGCCAACAGTCCGCGCACCGTGATGCGCCAGACCCTGGAGGCGGCCTTCCGCCGCATCCGCGCCGAGCCCAACATCCGCTTCGAGACGCCGAACGGGCTGATCGCGTGCGAGCTCGCAGGCCGTGGGCCGGGGCTCGCGGTCGCGGACTGGTTCGTCGCCCGGTCCAGCATCAGGCCCGGCACGGTGGTCCGGCCGTTCGAGCCGACCATCGAGCTCGGCTACGTCCTCATGTTCCCCAAGTTCCAGAAGCGCACGCCGACGGTGGACCGTCTCGCCGCCCTGATCCGCGAATCCGCCCAGAGCAAGGCGAACCCGTTCGGCTGA